A stretch of Lagopus muta isolate bLagMut1 chromosome 9, bLagMut1 primary, whole genome shotgun sequence DNA encodes these proteins:
- the IGSF10 gene encoding immunoglobulin superfamily member 10 isoform X2 — translation MLHSNEINAIPEKVFRDLRSLQVLKMSYNKVSVLQQDAFYGLKSLVRLHMDHNEIKFVNPNVFYGLTSLRLVHLEGNLLKQLHPDTFVTLSYLQIFKVSSIKHVHLSDNTLTSLPREMFSYMSELESIYLHGNPWACDCDLQWFAEWAEQRPDVIKCKKDRSSGAQQCPVCASPRNCKGKNFVGIPPAALTCTKPVIHHTLKLKNLTVPEDGDFSSVSPKDFLAPIGSVVLNMTDQGGNRGNLVCNVQKPKEMSPISFDKEDNVTVLRTSFSSFLVCDIAYGHIQQLWSILALYSNSPLKLDRSAVTAETPFIIYQYKQNYSEKDELFTKVEAELRAEPSWLMQNKVALQLDRTATTLSTLHIQYFTDAEIVLPTVDQKKVGNNWTVISRDNKTQTEHTVPVGGTVQLDCQAIGQPAPAIEWILADGSKVRAPYVSEDGRIVVAKSGTFTLRTADAFDSGLYHCIGTNGHDADVLTFRITVVDPYVEHSSVNGAQFSTAVGSILDLPCTSAAVPDAAISWVLPERVVLHHSVRNKQIFGNGTLRIQGVTERDSGYFRCVAANQYGVDVLIFQVLVGEDKSTPQKAPVAAGEWAESDGSGDAALPSGRGRQNSSAALLSWTGQEPSAPAHRQQGTHSTRTGSGHRRMTSRQHRDKAGRRLRGHRRRFGSSAKRANPQRWAAFLEKAKRNPPRTEKQEVETTLPVQVREFSTVPADEEEMSGAAISPEQEFMIVVTEGATMSSLGSTAGSTAPAGAGTPPPAPFPQPSPSVSPTPADLNPTTTTSDSWERPNLSQTSASSGKQSMATEGASRTSALISAQQRSASPGEHNSLHLKAASATTTGNVTDSSTPATSQNAVGEMHGFTEFTDKISTKTGGQASAATISKPNSEFGHIHFHSAQKPVTPALPLGPNIVTHQHAQIIQDVATHTPQARQQHGRRRKVSARRKMVRPGHLLSMREHRRSSGKQGSAGGRTAIAPAVLLSSTLSPNVPTFNNSHSSINPLSPEAPLSSPSTTDMSSEHSEGTARSAAFLMEEDSAPTARQGAASTALPVVTQSTRDAAQKEAESRAPCHSSTYKAQPVSSRLPTSATCTTHTAEITHMMSTRTASAPPTVFSRSSSKNSQGGKIIRALLFGNGTQKEVQRTGALPPTEVSVLLPETTAVASRPHVSPLPFTPISAGVDPIPSLGKPADSSSTSEKPPDCSPAMSTAGGTGRESPKATTTASTAPQKAFRTGRRRGQRRRRPPKTAPSQSPTTGARTTADSATPAAASPPAASNRHAPAAAGSDSPPAGWVPALWALPPPGTAQHGPTTAPQTAAAPSMVVSTPPASLLPHSLQPQTPTATAPTPPLPSEPLGAKRVHPAAVSAAARSESAQHLKASTPAAERPHLWTDKEATQGSPVARPLDPGSTELSSRALGTTAPREQRPTSAPSMGGIGAGLPSAERGGKTSTVNMPTVSTPWQVAAPHAYLWGSSADGWSDQRQHHKSTTSIPLSLFSLSRNYFTKPRIIGGKLAAFTVLANSDAFIPCEATGNPQPTVEWTKISPETDAPASGSRWSVLPNGTLAIARAALQDGGQYCCTATNALGTARLLATLAVVAYPPRIAGGTRLLTAHAGTPVAMRCLAEGRPPPSISWVLANETHVSSSSQGNQKVLVQPDGTLMIKDVTVYDRGLYTCTATNPAGTDTLNVKLQVIAAPPVIVEEKRQQITATAGRDLSLPCTAEGNPQPRVHWVLPEGMVVKPLQFVNAGVLLLPNGTLRLSGIAPTDSGNYECIATSSTGSERRVVTLTVRHRDTLPRIAAASQGMTQLSFGDKLLLNCTATGEPRPRIIWRLPSKAVVDQWHRMGSRIHVYPNGSLVIEAVTEKDAGDYLCVARNKIGDDLILMKVSITMKPAKIDQKQYFKKLVPYGKDFQVDCKASGSPAPEISWSLPDGTVINNAMLADDSGHRSGRYVLFDNGTLYLNRAGATEEGDYTCYAQNTLGRDEMKIHITVVTAAPRIKQSHKTYIKVKAGDTALLDCEAAGEPKPKIFWLLPSSDVISSSTDRHLLHTNGSLSVRRAKLLDAGEYMCVARNAGGDDTKLYKLDVVAKPPIINGLYTNKTIIKVTAVRHSKKQIDCRAEGTPPPQIMWIMPDNIFLTAPYYGSRIVVHKNGTLEIRNLRPSDTADFICVARNDWGESMLVVRLEVLEMLRRPMFKNPFNEKIIAKPGKTITLNCSVDGNPPPEVSWMLPNGTWFSKGTRMSEFLPGSHGTLTIHNPSRDKAGKYRCAAKNQVGYIEKLIVLEVAQKPTILVYPQGPMRGISGESLSLHCLSDGSPKPSTAWTLPGGHVLDRPQINSRHILLENGTLVIRAATIHDRGNYVCKAHNPAGDLSVTVPVTIVAYPPRITNRPPQTISTMPGAAVQLSCTALGIPKPEITWELPDRSVLSTGNRGRAPGSELLHPQGTLIIQNPRPSDSGTYKCTAKNHLGSDFTVTYIHVI, via the exons ATGCTGCACAGCAATGAGATAAACGCAATCCCTGAGAAGGTGTTCAGGGATTTACGTTCACTACAG GTCTTAAAGATGAGCTACAACAAGGTCAGTGTTCTTCAGCAAGATGCTTTCTACGGTCTGAAGAGCTTGGTCCGGTTGCACATGGACcacaatgaaattaaatttgtaaATCCCAACGTTTTCTATGGCCTCACATCACTGAGGTTGGTCCACTTGGAAGGAAATCTCCTGAAGCAGCTCCATCCAGACACTTTTGTCACCTTGAGCTACCTCCAAATATTTAAAGTATCCTCCATAAAGCACGTACACCTGTCTGATAACACGCTGACCTCGCTACCACGAGAAATGTTTTCCTACATGTCTGAGCTGGAGAGCATTTACCTCCATGGGAACCCATGGGCCTGCGACTGCGATCTACAGTGGTTTGCAGAATGGGCAGAACAGAGGCCAG atgTCATAAAGTGCAAAAAAGACCGAAGTTCTGGTGCTCAGCAATGCCCAGTGTGTGCCAGCCCCAGGAACTGCAAAGGGAAGAACTTTGTGGGtattcctcctgcagctctgacctGCACTAAGCCAGTCATACATCACACCCTGAAACTCAAAAACCTCACAGTGCCAGAGGATGGGGATTTCAGCTCTGTATCTCCCAAGGACTTCCTAGCTCCCATAGGATCTGTGGTTCTGAACATGACTGACCAAGGAGGAAATCGAGGTAACTTGGTTTGCAACGTtcagaaaccaaaagaaatgtCTCCCATCTCATTTGACAAAGAGGACAACGTCACAGTCCTCAGAACATCATTCTCATCATTTCTCGTGTGCGACATCGCCTACGGACACattcagcagctgtggagcataCTGGCCCTGTACAGTAATTCTCCCCTCAAACTCGACAGGAGTGCCGTCACAGCTGAAACACCTTTCATCATTTACCAATATAAGCAAAACTACTCTGAAAAAGATGAACTTTTTACCAAGGTGGAGGCTGAACTCAGAGCTGAACCATCGTGgttaatgcaaaacaaagtgGCACTGCAGCTTGACAGGACAGCAACCACTCTTAGCACGCTGCACATCCAGTACTTCACTGATGCTGAGATAGTTTTGCCCACCGTTGACCAAAAGAAAGTGGGAAATAACTGGACAGTGATCTCCAGggacaacaaaacacaaacagagCACACTGTTCCAGTCGGGGGAACCGTACAACTGGACTGCCAAGCAATCGGGCAGCCAGCTCCTGCAATAGAGTGGATATTGGCTGATGGGAGCAAAGTCAGAGCCCCTTATGTCAGTGAGGACGGCAGAATTGTAGTAGCAAAATCCGGGACATTCACGTTACGAACAGCTGATGCGTTTGACTCTGGGCTCTATCACTGCATAGGCACAAATGGTCACGATGCAGATGTCCTCACGTTTAGAATCACTGTGGTTGATCCTTACGTGGAACACAGCAGTGTAAATGGGGCCCAATTTTCCACAGCGGTTGGCAGCATTCTGGACCTTCCCTgtacctctgctgctgttccagaTGCTGCCATTAGTTGGGTGTTACCTGAGAGAGTGGTTCTTCACCACTCCGtaagaaacaaacagatttttggCAACGGTACCTTAAGAATACAGGGGGTAACAGAGCGAGACAGCGGCTACTTTAGATGTGTTGCAGCCAACCAGTACGGTGTTGATGTTTTGATTTTCCAAGTGCTGGTTGGAGAGGACAAAAGCACCCCACAGAAAGCACCCGTGGCTGCGGGAGAGTGGGCAGAGAGCGATGGCTCTGGCGATGCAGCGCTGCCCTCAGGTAGAGGAAGGCAGAATTCCTCAGCTGCCCTGCTGAGCTGGACGGGTCAGGAGCCCAGTGCCccagcacacagacagcaggGCACACACAGCACCCGCACTGGCAGCGGCCACAGGAGGATGACGAGCCGTCAGCACAGGGACAAAGCTggcaggaggctcagggggCATCGAAGGCGCTTTGGCTCCTCAGCCAAGAGAGCCAACCCCCAGCGCTGGGCGGCCTTTctggaaaaagcaaagaggaacCCACCCaggacagaaaaacaagaagtggAGACAACCCTGCCTGTTCAGGTCCGTGAGTTCTCAACGGTGCCTGCGGATGAGGAGGAAATGTCTGGTGCTGCCATCTCTCCAGAACAAGAGTTCATGATAGTGGTAACAGAGGGGGCCACCATGTCTTCcctggggagcacagctggaagcacagcCCCTGCAGGGGCCGGGACCCCCCCACCCGCTCccttcccacagcccagcccatCCGTCAGCCCCACACCAGCAGATCTAAACCCTACGACCACGACCTCAGACTCATGGGAAAGACCCAATTTAAGCCAAACATCAGCAAGCAGTGGGAAGCAATCGATGGCAACAGAGGGAGCGAGCAGAACATCTGCGCTCATCAGTGCTCAGCAAAGATCAGCATCTCCTGGAGAACATAACAGTCTGCATTTAAAGGCTGCATCTGCGACAACCACGGGGAATGTTACAGACAGCAGCACACCTGCAACTTCCCAAAATGCAGTGGGTGAAATGCATGGTTTTACAGAGTTTACTGATAAGATTTCCACCAAAACAGGTGGTCAGGCATCTGCAGCAACAATCAGCAAGCCAAACTCTGAGTTTGGTCACATTCACTTCCACAGTGCTCAGAAACCTGTAACTCCTGCACTACCACTGGGCCCAAACATCGTTACTCATCAGCACGCTCAAATCATTCAGGATGTGGCAACCCACACACCTCAGGCCCGGCAACAACatgggagaaggaggaaagtTTCTGCTAGGAGAAAAATGGTCAGGCCAGGACATCTTCTGAGTATGAGAGAGCACAGGCGCAGTTCAGGGAAGCAAGGCTCTGCTGGAGGGAGAACAGCTATTGCTCCAGCTGTCCTGCTGAGTTCAACACTCAGCCCTAACGTGCCCACCTTCAACaactcacacagcagcatcaaCCCGCTCAGCCCAGAAGCGCCTCTGTCCTCCCCCTCTACTACAGATATGTCCTCAGAGCACTCAGAAGGCACAGCTCGGAGCGCAGCATTCCTCATGGAAGAGGACAgtgcacccactgcaaggcaagGAGCCGCTTCCACCGCACTGCCTGTAGTTACTCAAAGTACCAGAGATGCTGcccagaaggaagcagagagcagagctccatGTCACAGCAGCACTTACAAAGCACAGCCTGTTAGCAGCAGGCTGCCAACGTCTGCAACCTGCACAACTCACACTGCAGAAATCACACACATGATGAGCACAAGGACTGCTTCTGCTCCCCCAACGGTCTTCTCCAGATCCTCATCCAAAAACTCCCAGGGAGGAAAAATTATAAGAGCACTTCTCTTTGGAAATGGCACACAAAAGGAAGTGCAGAGGACAGGTGCACTTCCACCAACAGAGGTATCAGTCTTGCTTCCTGAAACTACAGCAGTGGCATCGAGACCCCACGTCTCTCCTTTGCCCTTCACACCCATCTCAGCGGGTGTCGATCCCATCCCATCTTTAGGCAAACCCGCTGACAGCAGCAGTACGTCAGAGAAGCCCCCTGACTGCAGCCCTGCAATGAGCACAGCTGGAGGAACGGGCAGAGAGAGTCCAAAGGCAACAACTACAGCTTCTACGGCTCCTCAAAAAGCATTCAGAACAGGAAGAAGGAGAGGCCAGAGGAGGAGGCGGCCCCCTAAAACAGCTCCTTCTCAAAGCCCAACCACGGGCGCCCGCACTACAGCAGACTCAGCCaccccagctgcagccagcccGCCTGCTGCGTCCAACAGGCACGCGCCTGCAGCAGCGGGGTCTGACAGCCCACCTGCAGGCTGGGTCCCAGCTCTATGGGCTCTGCCCCcaccaggcacagcacagcacgggCCCACGACAGCCCCGCAGACAGCAGCGGCCCCCAGCATGGTGGTGAGCACCCCTCCTGCGtcactgctgccccacagccttcAGCCACAAACCCCCACTGCAACAGCCCCAACCCCCCCGCTGCCCTCAGAGCCTCTGGGAGCCAAGCGAGtgcatcctgctgcagtcagtgccGCAGCGCGCTCAGAATCTGCTCAGCACCTCAAAGCTTCCACCCCAGCGGCTGAGCGGCCGCACCTGTGGACAGACAAGGAGGCCACTCAAGGCAGCCCCGTGGCACGGCCCCTGGACCCGGGCAGCACcgagctgagcagcagagctctgggcacCACGGCTCCAAGAGAGCAGCGTCCCACCTCAGCACCGTCCATGGGGGGAATCGGTGCTGGGCTGCCATCTGCAGAAAGGGGAGGCAAAACCTCAACAGTTAACATGCCGACTGTGTCAACACCatggcaggtggctgctccaCATGCGTACctgtggggcagctctgccGATGGCTGGTCTGACCAGAGACAGCATCACAAATCCACCACCAGCATCCCTCTGTCCTTGTTCTCTTTAAGCAGAAACTATTTCACAAAGCCCAGAATAATTGGAGGAAAATTAGCTGCCTTCACCGTGCTGGCCAACTCAGATGCTTTCATTCCGTGTGAAGCTACGGGCAACCCCCAGCCAACAGTAGAATGGACCAAGATCTCCCCAG agACTGATGCCCCAGCGAGTGGCAGCAGGTGGTCGGTGCTGCCCAACGGCACGCTTGCCATCGCGcgggcagccctgcaggacgGCGGGCAGTACTGCTGCACCGCCACCAACGCTCTGGGCACAGCACGGCTCCTGGCCACGCTGGCGGTGGTGGCCTACCCGCCCCGCATCGCTGGTGGCACGCGGCTCCTCACTGCCCACGCCGGGACGCCCGTGGCCATGAGGTGCCTGGCTGAGGGCAGACCTCCTCCCTCCATCTCGTGGGTTCTGGCCAATGAAACGCACGTTTCCAGCTCTTCCCAGGGAAATCAGAAAGTTCTCGTGCAGCCGGATGGCACCTTAATGATCAAGGACGTCACGGTTTACGACAGGGGCCTCTACACATGCACGGCCACAAACCCAGCAGGCACCGACACGCTGAATGTGAAGCTGCAGGTCATCGCAGCACCTCCCGTCATCGTGGAGGAGAAGAGACAGCAGATCACAGCTACGGCGGGGCGAGACCTGAGCCTTCCTTGCACCGCAGAAGGGAATCCTCAGCCCCGCGTCCACTGGGTCCTCCCCGAAGGGATGGTGGTGAAGCCCCTGCAGTTTGTGAATGCCggggtgctgctgcttcccaacGGCACCCTGCGGCTCAGCGGCATCGCGCCCACCGACAGCGGGAACTACGAGTGCATCGCCACGAGCTCCACGGGCTCGGAGCGCCGGGTGGTGACCCTCACTGTGCGGCACCGGGACACACTGCCAAGGATAGCTGCCGCCTCCCAGGGCATGACCCAGCTCAGTTTTGGGGACAAACTGCTGCTGAACTGCACGGCCACAGGGGAGCCCCGGCCCAGGATAATCTGGAGGCTGCCATCCAAGGCGGTCGTAGACCAGTGGCACAG AATGGGAAGTCGAATCCATGTGTATCCCAATGGATCCCTGGTTATCGAGGCAGTTACTGAAAAGGATGCGGGGGACTATTTGTGTGTCGCAAGAAACAAAATCGGAGATGATCTGATACTGATGAAAGTCAGCATCACAATGAAACCAGCCAAGATTGACCAGAAACAGTATTTCAAGAAACTGGTGCCCTACGGAAAAGATTTCCAGGTGGACTGCAAGGCCTCCGGGTCCCCTGCACCAGAAATATCCTGGAGTTTGCCGGATGGGACAGTGATCAACAACGCGATGCTGGCAGACGACAGCGGACACAGGTCTGGCAGATACGTCCTCTTTGACAACGGAACGCTGTATCTCAACAGAGCTGGAGCAACAGAGGAGGGAGATTACACCTGCTACGCTCAGAACACTCTGGGGagagatgaaatgaaaatacacatCACAGTCGTCACGGCAGCCCCTCGCATAAAGCAGAGTCACAAGACGTACATTAAAGTGAAAGCCGGGGATACGGCGCTGTTGGACTGTGAAGCTGCTGGGGAACCTAAGCCAAAAATATTCTGGTTGCTGCCTTCCAGTGACGTGATCTCCTCTTCCACAGACAGGCACCTGCTGCACACTAATGGCTCCCTGTCAGTCCGCCGAGCCAAGCTGCTGGATGCTGGGGAGTACATGTGTGTTGCTCGTAACGCCGGAGGGGATGATACAAAATTGTATAAACTGGATGTTGTTGCGAAACCACCTATCATAAATGGCTTATACACAAACAAAACGATCATTAAAGTGACTGCAGTGAGGCACTCGAAGAAACAAATCGACTGCAGGGCAGAAGGGACGCCTCCCCCCCAGATCATGTGGATCATGCCCGATAACATTTTCCTGACAGCTCCGTACTACGGCAGCAGGATTGTCGTGCACAAAAACGGAACACTCGAAATCCGGAACCTAAGGCCTTCTGACACAGCAGATTTCATCTGCGTGGCACGGAACGACTGGGGAGAGAGCATGCTGGTGGTGCGGCTGGAGGTACTGGAAATGCTAAGGCGACCCATGTTTAAAAATCCattcaatgaaaaaataatagcaaaaccTGGGAAAACAATCACACTGAACTGCTCTGTGGATGGAAACCCTCCACCTGAAGTAAGCTGGATGCTGCCCAATGGCACGTGGTTCTCCAAGGGGACCAGGATGTCTGAGTTCCTCCCAGGAAGCCATGGAACCCTTACCATCCACAACCCCAGCAGGGACAAAGCTGGGAAGTATCGCTGTGCAGCTAAAAACCAAGTTGGCTACATTGAAAAGCTGATCGTCCTGGAAGTTGCTCAGAAGCCCACCATCCTCGTTTACCCCCAGGGGCCAATGAGGGGCATCAGCGGGGAATCGTTGTCGCTTCACTGCCTGTCCGACGGCAGCCCCAAACCCAGCACGGCGTGGACTCTTCCAGGTGGCCACGTGCTGGACCGACCTCAGATCAACAGCAGACACATCCTGCTGGAAAATGGCACGCTGGTGATACGAGCAGCTACCATTCACGACAGAGGGAATTACGTGTGCAAGGCCCACAACCCCGCCGGAGATCTGTCTGTAACCGTGCCTGTCACCATTGTAGCCTATCCTCCGAGGATTACAAACAGACCCCCGCAGACCATAAGTACGATGCCTGGTGCGGCAGttcagctcagctgcacagcGCTGGGAATACCAAAGCCAGAGATCA